The Candidatus Binatia bacterium genome contains a region encoding:
- a CDS encoding DUF6516 family protein, with protein sequence MKATLLVRARIVYAENAFAETVLWKVPVPIKGSAHCYRYRLAYVVDGKCEVRYDNEAVKGDHRHYGGRETPYTFTTPEKLIAGFQRDIGRWNDENRDA encoded by the coding sequence GTGAAGGCGACGCTCCTCGTCCGGGCCCGCATCGTGTACGCGGAGAACGCCTTCGCGGAGACTGTGCTCTGGAAGGTTCCCGTGCCGATCAAAGGCTCAGCCCACTGCTATCGCTACCGGCTTGCATACGTCGTCGATGGCAAGTGCGAGGTTCGATATGATAATGAGGCCGTGAAGGGCGATCACCGTCACTACGGCGGTCGCGAGACCCCATACACCTTCACTACGCCCGAGAAACTGATCGCTGGCTTTCAGCGTGATATCGGGAGGTGGAACGATGAGAACCGTGA